Proteins from one Chloroherpetonaceae bacterium genomic window:
- a CDS encoding 2Fe-2S iron-sulfur cluster-binding protein: MPKVFIDGKEFEAKARQTIIQIADGMNLGGIEQVDIPRFCYHPALPVAGNCRMCLVEMGTPKIDPATKSPVLGEDGKPVIMWVPKPITACSTEISDGMQIKTHHTSQMVKDAQKGVLEFILINHPLDCPTCDQAGECPLQQTTYKYGPEGSRYEFEKVHKPKREAWGEKITFDAERCINCTRCVRFYDEYTKSHELEIVQRGWNNYPYPPEPARLNDNAYAMNVIDLCPVGALTSTSHRFKSRVWEMSATDTISINDARCNSITIWVRDNKVMRVTSRFNPNVNGYFIPDEDRLNIQWINENRANGASIHESDAQKKVSWKNAILKATHLLRQFKPEQVAVIASAKAPLEVNYTAKKLALEILKTPNLDFIRHDQGEDDQLLIRADKTPNSEGCRLLGIAPQENGVGVDDLAEAISVGKIKCVIGIEDEMESILPLDSALKLDALILLPFNLTKLTAHASVVLPAATFAESIGAYVNFEGVIQLSKPAKALKSQNRELMKEMAMARGDRHVTQFDHWNNESNKIDARPSWEILGELIIGLGGEFNYKTAREIFASMAKKYSALNGLDYKLIGKYGIKLQSVNGSGATVSV; this comes from the coding sequence ATGCCAAAAGTATTTATCGACGGAAAAGAATTTGAAGCCAAAGCTCGGCAGACCATCATTCAAATTGCAGATGGAATGAACTTAGGCGGAATCGAACAAGTCGATATTCCAAGGTTTTGCTACCATCCTGCACTGCCAGTTGCGGGAAATTGCAGAATGTGTTTGGTTGAAATGGGTACACCGAAAATCGACCCCGCTACAAAATCACCGGTATTGGGAGAAGACGGAAAGCCTGTGATAATGTGGGTTCCAAAACCAATCACAGCCTGCTCAACTGAAATTTCAGATGGAATGCAAATTAAAACCCATCACACCTCACAAATGGTGAAAGATGCACAAAAAGGCGTTCTCGAATTTATTTTGATTAATCATCCTCTTGACTGCCCCACCTGTGACCAAGCCGGAGAATGCCCACTCCAGCAAACAACTTACAAATACGGGCCTGAAGGCTCCCGATATGAATTTGAAAAAGTTCACAAACCAAAGCGTGAAGCGTGGGGCGAAAAAATTACATTCGATGCAGAGCGATGTATCAATTGCACCCGTTGTGTGAGGTTTTACGATGAATACACGAAATCGCATGAACTTGAAATTGTTCAACGCGGTTGGAATAATTATCCATATCCACCTGAGCCAGCGCGTCTGAATGATAACGCTTATGCAATGAATGTGATTGACCTCTGTCCGGTGGGTGCGCTGACAAGCACCAGTCACCGATTTAAATCTCGGGTTTGGGAAATGTCTGCCACAGATACCATTTCGATTAATGATGCCAGATGTAACAGTATTACCATCTGGGTTAGAGATAATAAGGTGATGCGCGTGACTTCACGCTTCAACCCAAATGTAAATGGTTACTTTATCCCAGATGAAGATCGGTTGAACATTCAGTGGATTAATGAAAATCGAGCAAATGGCGCTTCGATTCATGAATCGGATGCACAAAAAAAAGTCAGTTGGAAAAATGCCATTCTAAAAGCGACCCATCTTTTGAGGCAATTCAAGCCAGAGCAAGTGGCCGTTATAGCTTCAGCAAAAGCCCCGCTTGAAGTAAACTATACTGCGAAAAAGCTTGCTCTTGAAATATTGAAAACGCCAAATCTTGATTTCATTCGACATGACCAAGGAGAGGATGATCAGCTTCTTATCCGCGCAGATAAAACGCCAAACAGTGAAGGGTGCCGACTTTTGGGAATTGCCCCACAAGAAAATGGTGTGGGCGTCGATGATCTTGCAGAAGCAATTTCAGTCGGAAAAATTAAGTGTGTCATTGGCATTGAAGATGAAATGGAATCGATTCTTCCGCTTGATTCGGCACTCAAGCTCGACGCTTTAATTTTACTTCCATTTAACCTCACGAAATTAACCGCACACGCCTCGGTGGTATTGCCTGCCGCAACCTTTGCTGAAAGCATCGGGGCATATGTCAATTTTGAAGGTGTGATTCAACTTTCAAAGCCGGCAAAAGCGTTGAAGTCTCAAAACCGCGAATTAATGAAAGAGATGGCAATGGCTCGCGGAGATCGGCATGTCACCCAATTTGACCACTGGAATAATGAGTCAAATAAAATTGATGCTCGCCCTTCTTGGGAAATTCTCGGTGAACTCATCATTGGGCTTGGTGGAGAGTTTAATTATAAAACCGCTCGTGAAATCTTCGCAAGTATGGCTAAAAAGTATTCGGCCTTGAATGGGTTAGACTATAAACTCATTGGAAAATATGGAATAAAACTTCAATCAGTAAACGGATCAGGAGCGACTGTTTCTGTTTAA